The genomic interval CATGCACACAGATATACACAATTGGAAATTTGAGTTCTCATTTATCGACTATAGCTGTTATAATGCTagtaattttagaatttatcatGTTCTACTGCAGCATAGAGTAACATTTTGTCCTGCTGTCTTTAAATGTCTTTGGATCCATATGGAACAAACTCTGCTTCATCTGCATGCTATCTGTTGCAtctgttatttattttcataaaacttCTGGTGTgcacaccaaaaaaaaaaatgaaaataatatttatttgtttctttattttcataagaCTTCTGGTGTGCAcgcccaaaaaaaataaaaataaaaaaatgacatgaaaaaatcattttgcttATTACAGCTTCTGCATTCTTGGATGTTGCTATTAAACATGTCTATGACCATTATTAGGTAGTAGAAAGGGTCTTGGGATGGATTATGAAGTTATTTCCTGGAGGGCCGTCAAGACGAAGAACCAGCAAGCTTCTTTGATACGTGTCGGGATGTCTTTTCAACTCCACCCTGTCCTTCCCATGTTTTTGTGATACAGTGGAGGctgtaatttgtaaatttttgagTCGATTATAGAATtcattctttttctaaaatagaAGAAAGATGAGCTTGTTTTGAGAGGGCTACTTCCCATTGACTGGGAAATCCAATTGTCATTTCTTTGACAGGAGACAATAAGAGGTCAGTCAGTCCCCTGTTGCTGTTAATGTTGCATATTtggttattaaaattttgatgggACATTTGTTACATGTGAGAAAGTAAAATTAGATGCTGGTATAGTACCTGAGTTTGTAGTTGGCTTAGGTTATCGTCACAGCTTACTGcctttattttgttgtattttgtgGACAAATACATTAGGGCATCAGCCCAAGAGATTAAAGGAATGAGTTTTGGCCATCTTCTGCTTGTAgctttttttcaaatttcaaaatctattactTAATCATGATAGCAATCATCAATTTTGTCAATTGGGCTACCAAAGGaacacaattttttcttccttttggtcaaatattttttaagactAAAAATACACTGAATGCTTTGCCACTCAGTACTTATTTAGACGATCTGGGGGCTTCACATAGTGGTTTTTGGGTAGTTTTTTAAGTTGGTTTCTGAGTACGAATTTCGGGAAAAATAGGAGGCTTAAAAATTTGCCCCTCCgtttttagtaaataaatcacatgctTAGAAACAACTTCATAGTTTTAAGTGTCTCAATATGGGCTCCAACAGTCGATGGTATTCAAGCACGTTAGGCCAGGGAAGGCCCAGTAAGCTTTTTACTGGAATTGCTGCCACGTGGAACTTGGTGGTTAGTTAACTGATTTTCATGCACGTAAAAATGGAAAgcaatttatcttcaattgggtaataaaaatatgtggTCCGAAACAAAGGCTCTCAACTCGGAGCTTAGCAGCAAGCAGCTTTCTTTCGCTCTGCGTAATCAAGAATCAAGAAGATGACATGTTTCATTGCAAATGCCAAATTCTCTTCGCTTCCTCTATCAATCTCCACCATtcgttcttcttcttcttcttcctcctctTCATCTCCTTCTAAAGGTACACTTCATCAGCTCTCTTGTCTAAGTAATCAATGCAGGGAATAAGAAAAcgtttctttaaaaatttaattttgattacatTAATTGCTCGTGATGGAGCAAGCAGATGGAAGGAAGTCAGTGAAGCTGAGGGAAGACTGGAGAAAACGGTCGAAACCCATTCCACCCGGGGGCACCTATCCCGCTAAAGACCATTGCAGTCGATGCGGTCTCTGTGATACTTACTACATCGCCCACGTAAAGGATGCCTGTGCTTTCCTTGGTGATGGAATGTCCAGAATTGAAGTGAGTTTACTTCAATGAATTGCTTTTTTACTGCGTCAGAATATTCAATTAATGTTGCTAGACAGTCAAATGTTACATATCTCAATATCATAATCATGGATGCTGGAGCAATGAATCTGAAATAATGTTGTCATGGATGCTGGAGCAATGAATCTGAAAGAATGCACTACTTTGTGAATTGGTCACAACATTTTACATGTGACCTTTAGTTGCGAgttaaattatacatatatgCCCTTTTTACATCTTGGCATAAGTTTTAGATTTAATGGTTTGCTAATCCATTTTCTCATTTAGGGCTTGGAAACTGTGGTTCATGGTAGAGGGAGGAGAAAAGATTCCTTGGATGATACTTACTTGGGGGTCCATGAGGAGCTGTTATATGCTCGGAAAACTAAACCAGTAGAGGGTGTGTCTTTCTTGTTCTTatcaattaattcaaaatgaaGTCTTATCATATGGAGTTTGACTTATGTTCTTAACTTTCTTCAATTGAAGGAGCTCAATGGACAGGGATAGTGACAACTATTGCTATTGAGATGCTGAAAACAGGCATGGTTGAGGCAGTCGTTTGTGTACAGAGGTAGAGGCTCAAATTGTAATCATGGATGTATCGTAAATactaattattgaattttaaagataaattgGAAATGTCTAATTTTGAGAAGTCTTGTGATCCTTTCATATTACTATAACAGCGATCCAGATGATAGGCTTAGCCCAAGGCCGGTTTTAGCAAGGTTTGCAACTGAATCCTTTAGTTTGATCTATATTCTcctttcaatattttgattgGGGACTTTAAATGTTTCTACTTTTGTTTCTgctgataattatttattaaaattttattctcctttctttttcttctgtttCCAATAGGACACCAGAGGAAGTTCTGGCTGCTAAAGGAGTTAAGCCAACATTATCACCTAATCTGAATACCCTCGCCTTAGTTGAGGTCTGTTTAACAAAACTCATCACTATATCCTTCCATGCTTTATGATACTCGGATTGATGCATCTTTACGGAATGACCCGACAAGCTTCGACTGGGTGATTGTGTTTATTTgcattttacttatttaagtttttgaaGACGGAAGTAATTTGTTCCATGAAACAGGCAGCAGGTGTAAAGCGTCTTCTTTTCTGTGGTGTGGGTTGCCAAGTGCAAGGTATGATTATTTTCTGTCTCTGGAAATTTTTATCTTGaagttttttctttgttgtgaCTTGCACTACTGTAATGCAGAGTGATTTCTTAAACTGCAGCGTTGAGATCAGTGGAGCACCATTTGAATTTGGAGAAGCTTTATGTATTAGGCACCAATTGTGGTAAATAAATGACTCTATCCAGTTCGTAAAGCcttcaatatgttttgttttacaTTACTTTAGGTAGTAAATTGAACCCTCTCCATTATTCCTAAGTTATTATACgggtaaaattaatttgattaaatgtACTACGTGAAGTGTGCCTCAgtattctcttttatttataatagaagAGTTGATCTTTTCCATTTAGCCCTAGAAATTGCCTGTAAAATTTGGGTACTGAAGCTGGATTTGAATTTGGAGAAGCTTACCATAAGGTTCTGAAACTCTATCTTAGTG from Citrus sinensis cultivar Valencia sweet orange chromosome 9, DVS_A1.0, whole genome shotgun sequence carries:
- the LOC102624855 gene encoding 7-hydroxymethyl chlorophyll a reductase, chloroplastic isoform X1; translation: MTCFIANAKFSSLPLSISTIRSSSSSSSSSSPSKDGRKSVKLREDWRKRSKPIPPGGTYPAKDHCSRCGLCDTYYIAHVKDACAFLGDGMSRIEGLETVVHGRGRRKDSLDDTYLGVHEELLYARKTKPVEGAQWTGIVTTIAIEMLKTGMVEAVVCVQSDPDDRLSPRPVLARTPEEVLAAKGVKPTLSPNLNTLALVEAAGVKRLLFCGVGCQVQALRSVEHHLNLEKLYVLGTNCVDNGTREGLDKFLKAASSEPETVLHYEFMQDYKVHLKHLDGHIEEVPYFCLPANDLVDVIAPSCYSCFDYTNALADLVVGYMGVPKYTGISMTQHPQYITVRNERGKEMLSLVKNLLEITPTISSGDRRPFVMETVKADDNAKMGRGPSQPAPKFVGNLIAFFINLVGPKGLEFARYSLDYHTIRNYLHVNRAWGKKRADKHMPSYAKKIVEMYNQNGQIDQMLSSK